A section of the Candidatus Binatia bacterium genome encodes:
- a CDS encoding GDP-mannose 4,6-dehydratase, whose product MATVARLVLVIGGSGFVGRHVLRACVMGGLPAVGTFHRTSPQHAVGDEKAEIAWERVDIGDPASVRVVLDRWRPIWLIVLAAQSSVAAASGDVGKTLAVNVLGPWNVFSAARSVKSLEKIVWVGSGEAYGHVAGAADRCEETMALQPITVYGLSKAAADGLAAILSRRGELPIVRARLFPCTGPGQSSRFVCGDFAQQIALAERRGEAVTIRGGNLDVVRDFTDVRDVADALLALLQHGQVGEAYNVCSGIGRSVREVAESLLRVAGCSGNIVSEASKRRPVDIARLVGSPEKIAAATGWLPRRPWEQTLKDLLADWRVRVRANSTDT is encoded by the coding sequence TTGTGGGAAGGCACGTTCTTCGCGCGTGCGTAATGGGAGGTTTGCCCGCGGTGGGCACCTTTCATCGGACATCGCCGCAGCACGCCGTTGGCGATGAGAAAGCCGAGATTGCCTGGGAAAGGGTGGATATTGGTGACCCGGCGAGCGTGCGCGTCGTCCTGGATCGCTGGCGGCCGATCTGGCTCATCGTTCTCGCCGCACAAAGTAGCGTGGCGGCTGCCTCCGGCGATGTGGGCAAGACTTTGGCGGTCAATGTGCTCGGACCCTGGAACGTGTTCTCTGCAGCGCGCTCTGTGAAGAGCCTGGAGAAGATCGTGTGGGTCGGTTCGGGTGAAGCGTACGGGCACGTTGCGGGTGCGGCCGATCGATGCGAGGAGACGATGGCGCTGCAGCCGATCACAGTTTACGGGCTGAGCAAGGCCGCTGCCGATGGATTGGCCGCGATCTTGTCGCGTCGCGGAGAGCTACCCATCGTTCGCGCGCGGTTGTTCCCCTGTACCGGACCCGGCCAGTCTTCGCGTTTCGTTTGTGGAGACTTTGCCCAGCAAATCGCGCTCGCTGAGCGACGCGGGGAAGCGGTGACGATACGCGGGGGCAATCTGGATGTCGTGCGCGACTTTACCGACGTGCGCGACGTTGCGGATGCTTTGCTGGCTTTATTGCAGCATGGCCAGGTGGGCGAGGCATACAACGTGTGCTCGGGAATCGGTCGCAGTGTCCGAGAGGTGGCGGAAAGCTTGCTCCGCGTTGCGGGATGTTCCGGAAACATCGTGTCCGAAGCGAGCAAACGCCGGCCGGTAGATATCGCTCGCCTGGTTGGGAGCCCCGAAAAAATTGCCGCGGCAACCGGTTGGTTGCCGCGGCGCCCCTGGGAACAAACCTTGAAGGATCTCCTGGCCGATTGGAGAGTGCGGGTTCGAGCTAATTCAACTGATACGTGA